The nucleotide sequence ATTTCATAAAACCCTCTGCATTGACTTCTAAGAAGTGTTGGTTATCCGTGCGGCGGTGAATTAGAAGCCCAGCCATAAAAACGGGGAGATAAAGAAGACTGGCGTGAAACATTCTCCGAGCTCTTTCCTTAGTGCGGTCTCTATAAAACGAAAACGCTGCGGCGCTTATTGCAAGTGTAAGTGCAGTAGATTCAAGACAAAACCATCCCGAAGTCACACCCCCTGTTTACATGGGAAGAAACATGAGTCTCCAAAACATTGTGGTCAAAACATTCACTATTAAATAAAAACTGAAACTTTTTAGTATTTCAATCGACCGCTTAAAGAAATCCAATTCAAATGGTGATTGTATATCCCCTGTTTCAGAGTTTCTGTGTGTAATAAATGTCTTTAAGAACAAAGTAACATTACAAAATTAAACAGTCTCTATCTAATCTCACGGTCATGGCCCATGAGCAAAAAGGCTTGAAATTCAAAAAGGAAGCTATACTCTTGATTTGATTGAAGTtaaaaactttttaatattataatttttttaatttaaaatccatACAGCAACATAAATTTCAAAGGCTATAATCTTAAATAGGACAGATTTCTttatgagataaaagaaactcAAGATAAAATGTTCATTAAAACATTTCTAGTAGAAGAAAACATCTACTCACAATCATATGCCAAGAAACCCAAAGGGATTAGATATATAGAGTTCCTCATAGCCACCATTGCTGTTTTCCGCCCAGATGGATCAGCAAGAGAGTACATCTTAAACCTAAATTTGCAATACACCAAACATGTGAATAGGTAAAGGACTTGCATAGTTTTGACCATCACTAAATGAAGGAAAAATATTGAGGTGTAGACTGTAGACCATAAGCCAAATGCAGCAACCAGTGTAACATACATTTTTAATCAGTATAAGAAGTAGTGTTACCCAAAAAAATGCTATTTGCGCGCCAACTACTaacataaattcagttaaactaAACCGTAGGTTTCTATATCTGGAAATTTGGTGCCCTTGTGGTTCAAATTGGATTTGGGTCCttataatttcaaaataatttgcaTGAAACAAAACTTCATCACTATATAAACAAAGATATATGAGCATACCCTCCTGCAGCATAGTCCTCACGACACATATAAGCAAGGGCCATAAAATGTGGTATCTGCCAAAAATACAAAGCAGCCGGAAGAATCAAACTATTTAGTGAAatatcaccagaagctgcagcCCATCTGAAAATAACCCACAAAAAAAGGTGAGGGACAGCACAAATATACATGCATGTGCCCATACATGGGGAAAACAGAGTGGGATTCAGCTCATCTAAAGTGAATTGGGACAAAGTAAACAAGCTCAACTGTAGATGAATAACTTAATGGTAGATATTACATGCAAATGCGAGCTCTCACTTCAGAGGAGCCAAATCCAATAGAATGAGAGAAGGAATGCTTATTTTCAGGATGTTCAGTGTTGAGTTATATATCCTTCCACTTTCAGCATATAGACAACTAATCTGGCTACAGGCGTCCTAAATTGGAGGACAAGATCTAAAATAAATCTTTGACCAATTGTCTAATACTAAAATAATAACACTTTCAGAATGAAAAGTTCAATAAAtcagtaaaataaaattcttctTAAGCAACAGAAACTCAGCTCAAACAAAGATTATAAGCATGAAAAATTGGAGTATCCATACCACAGGAAGAAATGcataagatatatatatttgacatcaagcagtcaaaatataaataaacatgcTCAATCATGACAGAGTAGTATGTAGGTTTTGGATATGTGCACACGCACAAAGGACTCCATAACATAAGATGATACTGACACAAGAAGATGACTCCTCCCATATTGACTCGGGGTTTAAAGTAGAGGTTTTGCTGCCTGGCTTTTGGGAGTGCGCTCTCCTCTTCATCAGATAAGTGAGATGAAACAAGAGGCTTCCATATCACTAACTATacattagaaaaacaaaatatccaTATACTTTTTCGTTAATTTCCTTATATTTCCAATTTGTGTGCTTTGATGAACTTTTGAAAGGGgcctattattattataaggTTCCAAAACCCCCTACTCTCAACAACAATTTAGGGCGGAACAGCTGAATTTCAAAGGGAATTTAGCTTTTAGATATCACATGGTTCAAAAATTAAATCACTCAAGAACTCTGACATTTGCAATGCATAAGAAAGAGACAAAAGGAAATTTGTGCACAATTACCCCAAAAGTGGTGGAATGGCACCGACTACAGCCCCCACCCATGTATTTACGGGATGAATCTGCTTCAATGGCGTATATACAAATGAATACAGAACCAGGTTGGAAGCAGCAAGCCCAGCAGCTAACATATTAGTCTGGAACAACCTTGTCATAAAGCTACAATGTTAGTTCCACATCTCAAAGCACATAAAGCGTTTTGTAAGAAAAACATCTGAGGTTTACGGtttaaacaagaaaaacataCAATCAACGAAGTAAGCAAATTCACTACCTGCGTTGCTAGTAGGGCTGTGCCAGCCAAACCAACAGAGGATGCCCAGCCAACTGCATGAGGTACTGTTATGCGACCCGAGGGCAATGGCCTTTGACTCGTTCTCCTCATTATGGCATCATTCTTGATCTCAAACACCTAAAATAGACACAACCATTTAATAGATCTAATTATGTTGAAatgttgataaaaaatataaggtTTTGTTTGAGAATTTGGAGGGATGAAAAAAAGGAAGGGGAAGGGACTAAGTAAGAGTAGTCCCCACTTTCCATGGTTTATTTTCCTTCATTGGACTAAAAATCTCCAGGGGAACTCAATGGGGGAGAACTTGGGAgagttttgaataaatatacaaatcattttcatctctttataataaaactctcaaaacaaagaaaatactaATCAAAAGTATTCTCCTCTCCCCTTCAAAGATACTCACCTAAACAAGGTAAGGGATTATCCTCCCTTTCCATTCCTCTGTCTTTCCTaattcatatataaataaaacaaacgCCGCCATAATGTTCCATCATATATCATATCCCtgtccaactcattaatctctagatcctTCCTCTGTCTCTAGTGATTTAACTACTCTCCATCTGATCTACAGAATCCACAGGCCATCTCTCTACATGCTCAAACCACCTCAGCTGAACTTCTACCATCATTACTAATCACAAAGCCAGAAATGAGTCACAGTGATCAATttaatacctttttatttcctGGTACAGACATTTCACTCCTCTATCAGTCTATCAAGTCTATTTCATTAAGTCATTCCAGAATTAAGTTCACAGACGCAGCCGTATTAAAACATATGATGGATAAGTATATAGTAAGTGAAGTCCATGTagtcctaaaaaaaaactaacctgATTTAAAGTGCTGGCAGATGCAGCAACCATCATGGTACCCAGGCAAGTATATGAAAGCATGGAGAGATCGACAGCACCCCCACTCCCCAACACAAATCCAGTCCCAGATGTTGCAACCACGAGCAAACTACAATTTAGTTTCCAAACAAGTAGTAAAAATGAATAGAgcaataataattacaatgaaaacataaataaatgcaataaaataaaataaaaaattgaattaaataaataaataaaagtgaaaggTTCACCTGAGACGAGCTTTGGAGAGTTGGGAATAGCAGTTTCCATAGTGGCGAGCGAGAGAGATGAGATCGTTGGATTTAGAGGCGGAAacagaaggagaagaagagaaggtGGAACGAATATGAGTGAAGTTGTGAAGAGACGAAGAAGAGGAGGAATTGACGAGTCTGGAATATAACGTAGCACAATTCCAATTCCTCTTGAACATGGTGGTGCCGATCATCGCAATTTTGGAGAGAAAAGCAGCTTCAgaccaaagaagaagaagaagaagaaaacacaacaaaatctACACGAACGAACACGAAGATGACTTCTATTGGGCTCGGCTCGGATCGGATCGACGATTCACACTATATTTGGGCTGCCCAGTTTATTTGGATCACGATTGCTTTTTAGGCACCCAGTGATTGCTCTCATACACTCACCGAACGACAATTATcggttaaacattttttaaatcaattccACCCGTTTAAAAACTGTTCTAAATAGTAGTTACCTGTCGTTCGACTTTGGTTCGGGCGTTAAATTTTGAACGACCGAATTTTTATAGTTTTCATTTTCTATAATTAACGTTTATTTTAAATTGCTACGTATTAAGGATCAAGGATATGAAACACACGTTTAGTGAACAATTGAGATGGAAGACATGCTACGATacgaataatataaattttagatACTTACAATATTCTAAAGATGGTAATgctttcttaatttttattttaatttttaagagagTCTGACAGGGAAACAAACACATGTTAAATGTTGAGAAATGGAGAATAATGTGTTCAAACTTGCGCCAATACACTACAATTATTGTTTTAGTTGTACTTGTAGAATATTGTATTAATTTTTACttcttattctttttcattatatttttttgttaactctattattaattatagtttaacatttattttattggcTTGATACCTCTTTTAGTCTCTTGAAGGGAAGACGGTCTTTGTGCTAATTGATTGGCCAACTTTTAGTCTATCTCTGGATTCTTTAAGTTGTACTATTGTGGAGATACGCTTAATGAGCTTTGTAGATTACTTTTTAATGATACTTTTAAGGCTTGTATACTCGAAATCGAAATGTTTAAGtagtttcttttttgaagatgCTAAATGTCTACGTAGtttcttaatttttcttttgcgTCTTTGACCTtattttataccaaaaaaaattaataaatagaaTACCTCTTTTAGTCTTTGCATTGTTGCTCGAACCCAATTTTGgtccaaattttaaaaaaaaaaaaaaaaaaaaaaaccattcatGACATGTTAGATTATTTACTTTTGATACTTCATTTAACATATGTCATCAGAATTTATCTATGTGGCATGTTGATTTAGTTGttttcatattcatcaaatGGATTAAAAGCTAGAAAACACAAGGTCAAAAATACCCGTAATAAATATTCAAGAAGGtaactcacttttttatttaggTGATTATTTTGTGTGTATTTGGTCGGctcaaatatttgttttcttttcaagaAGACATAATAGACCATAATTCGATAATATCTCAAATTGAATTGGTGTCTTAGAGCTAGTTTTTTGATAGGGTCGACAAGGAAGTCTTCAACGATGTATTTTGATTGGTTTAATTGTCTATTGAGATGCTTAACTAATTGTTAGTTTAAATTTGAGAATAATGCATTGTATGATCGTGTGATTTACTTTAGGACGGTGTATCATTTATACTCCTAAGttaataaaattttctcttttgattatatgaaataatatatgatagatgagacaaaattatatatctttcaaaaaaatgtatgttaaaTCAGACATAATTCAAACATCAATTTATTACATTGTGCTAGTCTAATTCCGTCTGCTGGAATAAACTTTGATTAATCtattaattgattaaaatttaatacAAGGATGTCGATTCTCATAGATTGATTATTTTCCAAAGAAAGTAATGATACTTGAATTGAACCgatcaaaattaaaacttaaattTGTCATATTGAATACGTACATAATATAATTATACACATCTGACATagtaaatgaattaaattattaatactGGGTGGGAGGGAGGCAAGAAGAAGATTCGAATatcctaataataataaataaaataatagaaagaaaaaaaaagataaatgatgaAATGGATTGAGAGGTAGATAAGTGAGGGAGGAGATAGATAGCAAGAAAGCATAGGCTGAGATTTTCCATAGCTTACACACCAAACAAACACTACCACCACCTACATATTCTATCTAATCCCAACAACACTCTTACTACTATTACTTTACTTACTacactctttcttcttcttcttcttcttcttcttgattgATTATTCTCTCTAATCAATCACACTAtggcttcttcttctcttcatctttcTCAAGCATTCCTCGCACGTGCCGTTTACCTCAACCCTGAAATTCGTGCAGCTTCACTCTCTTCCACTTCTTCCCTCTCCTTCCCTGCTCTCAAATCCTCCTCTTCATCCAAACCACCTACCTCCCGTCGCAGAACCACACCAGCCATCCGCGCCACCGCTGTTGAAACACTCGACAAAACCACCGAAGCTTCTCTCGTTGAGAAATCAGTCAACACTATTCGATTCCTTGCTATCGATGCCGTTGAGAAAGCTAATTCGGGTCACCCGGGTTTACCCATGGGTTGTGCTCCAATGGGTCACATTCTATACGATGAAGTTATGAGATATAACCCAAAGAATCCTTCTTGGTTTAACCGTGATCGCTTTGTTTTGTCTGCTGGACATGGTTGTATGCTTCAGTATGCTCTTCTTCATCTTGCTGGTTATGACAGTGTCCAGGTTactcttttttctctttcatttcattaatcactgttttatttttttttactctttaatTAAACTCGTAGGATTAaccaataaaatttaatttttctattactttaatctttaaattaaccaaatttcaaaatagtatattaaaattgaaaatctgTAACAGAGTTCAAATCCCGACAAAGGAGATAAATACTTACATAACAAACTAATTACAaatgaaaattacttttaatattttggCTTGGTCAATTTAGTAGCTGAAATGAAATTGTTCCTGATTGCTTATGTGGCAGAGAATTTTTCAAGTTTagatatcattttaaaatttcgttTACTTTAAAGATATAATTTCCTGACTAACAATTTCATTACTATAATGAATTGATATGCATAGTGAGTGGTATTGGTATATAGCTGTGGAATCTTTCATTTTTTGACTGAGCTGAATTTCTTGTCTTTggattgaataaaataataggaAGATGACTTGAAGCAGTTTCGACAATGGGGAAGCAAAACTCCTGGACATCCCGAGAACTTCGAGACATATGGAATTGAAGTCACCACAggtcttataaaaataacaatattgataataatatgTCTCTTTAGTTGATGTTACTGTGAGCCTTTTTTGCTTCTTCTGTAATGAATTTCAACTATCcttgtatttttgttgtttaggtCCTCTGGGTCAGGGTATTGCCAATGGTGTTGGATTGGCACTTGCCGAGAAGCACTTGGCTGCACGGTTTAACAAGCCTGACAGTGAGATTGTTGACCATTACACGTGAGATAATTAATTACATCTTGTTACATGTTGATCTATACATGCTTGCACTTGTGAATTGCAGTGTTTTCCTGATTCGTAATGTGACATTTgtcttttgcttttgtttttggtctGCTCTAGGTATGTTATATTGGGAGATGGTTGTCAAATGGAAGGAATTTCAAATGAAGCGTGTTCACTTGCCGGACATTGGGGTCTTGGAAAGCTAATTGCATTTTATGATGATAACCACATTTCTATTGATGGTGACACTGAAATTGCATTCACTGAGAATGTTGATCAACGTTTTGAGGCACTTGGATGGCATGTGATTTGGGTAAAGAACGGAAATACTGGGTATGATGAAATTCGTGCAGCCATTAAGGAAGCAAAGGCTGTCACAGACAAACCTACTTTGATTAAGGTTAGTGACATGAAATGGAAATTCAAGCAAGTGGATTTACCCAATCCATGGTATAGATAAATTGATTATACTGGTTGAAGTGACAT is from Medicago truncatula cultivar Jemalong A17 chromosome 1, MtrunA17r5.0-ANR, whole genome shotgun sequence and encodes:
- the LOC11421926 gene encoding protoheme IX farnesyltransferase, mitochondrial; the protein is MIGTTMFKRNWNCATLYSRLVNSSSSSSLHNFTHIRSTFSSSPSVSASKSNDLISLARHYGNCYSQLSKARLSLLVVATSGTGFVLGSGGAVDLSMLSYTCLGTMMVAASASTLNQVFEIKNDAIMRRTSQRPLPSGRITVPHAVGWASSVGLAGTALLATQTNMLAAGLAASNLVLYSFVYTPLKQIHPVNTWVGAVVGAIPPLLGWAAASGDISLNSLILPAALYFWQIPHFMALAYMCREDYAAGGFKMYSLADPSGRKTAMVAMRNSIYLIPLGFLAYDWGVTSGWFCLESTALTLAISAAAFSFYRDRTKERARRMFHASLLYLPVFMAGLLIHRRTDNQHFLEVNAEGFMKSPSSVETSEMDDKNGNQKIKGRQGTRARPPVAYASIAPFPFLPAPSYDIV